A single window of Candidatus Aminicenantes bacterium DNA harbors:
- a CDS encoding glycyl-radical enzyme activating protein, whose product MKSFNMESHVGRTGQTDSHKKVRGLVFSIQAHSVHDGPGARTAVFMSGCPLKCVWCCNPEGLFNQPVMLHSDVKCVKCGACIAACPHGAVSLQDGVLTFDRSLCNQCGTLECVEACLHEGNVISGAWYTMDELMRVFERDRMFWGSKGGVTFSGGEPLMQKSFILPLLKKCKESYIHVTIETTSHLPADYFMDAIRYVDWVFTDIKHMDPERHRELTGVDNRLILANIQRLAEADWWQGIVVPRIPVIPGINDSDEN is encoded by the coding sequence ATGAAATCATTCAACATGGAATCTCACGTTGGCCGAACCGGTCAAACCGATAGCCATAAAAAGGTGCGGGGCTTGGTCTTCAGCATTCAGGCACATTCGGTACATGACGGCCCCGGCGCCCGCACCGCGGTGTTCATGAGCGGCTGTCCGCTGAAATGTGTATGGTGCTGCAATCCGGAAGGCTTGTTCAACCAACCGGTCATGCTGCACAGTGACGTAAAATGTGTCAAGTGCGGCGCCTGCATCGCCGCCTGCCCGCATGGGGCCGTATCCCTTCAGGACGGCGTGTTGACTTTTGACCGTTCCCTGTGTAACCAGTGCGGTACCCTTGAATGTGTGGAAGCCTGCCTGCATGAAGGCAATGTAATTAGTGGGGCCTGGTATACAATGGACGAGCTCATGCGTGTTTTCGAACGGGATCGCATGTTCTGGGGCTCCAAGGGCGGCGTCACCTTCAGCGGCGGCGAACCCCTGATGCAGAAATCGTTCATTTTGCCCTTGCTGAAAAAATGCAAGGAATCCTACATCCACGTGACCATTGAAACCACTTCCCATCTGCCGGCGGATTACTTCATGGATGCCATCCGCTACGTTGACTGGGTATTTACAGACATCAAGCATATGGACCCGGAGCGTCACCGTGAGCTCACCGGGGTGGACAATCGCTTGATCCTGGCCAACATCCAACGTTTGGCTGAAGCGGACTGGTGGCAGGGAATTGTGGTACCTCGGATTCCGGTGATTCCCGGCATCAATGATTCAGACGAAAAT